One region of Budorcas taxicolor isolate Tak-1 chromosome 3, Takin1.1, whole genome shotgun sequence genomic DNA includes:
- the FNDC7 gene encoding fibronectin type III domain-containing protein 7: protein MAGAPVKFLSVVGFSLICLKMVASTKTAPKIPTIDQAYSKISNSITVEWATVPGATSYLLTAEDGNTVIETTVASSPGTVTGLKAATLYQITVRSISPAGRSQASPPKQAKTVLAAPILQVSSPSSDSILVQWEAVYMAIGFSVSIMQANGLGRIWKENTTNTSLTFTSLDSGTLYTIKAYAWNANGTPGDDSTCNQRTSPGTPENIQVSFDSGALKASVSWAPTEGAFNYTVMALSDSSRLGCSTTFSSCTIYSLQCGTKYLISVSASNDAGSSRSTSAVTLKTVACAPGRVAIQEDPPGHLSVAWSNVDLGDYYVAFVKSDDGLEVHCNTSLTQCNFLSECGFTYFISVFAYNKAGQSPLGDVFNYTTAPCCPSDINPVLVSSDRVEIVWSPVRGAELYETKAVDGFNVVECNDTAPACTLSALECDTKYNITVYSFSEVRGSNTSCTSQFITTAPCSPEIKNISKDDFSMINVRWRSTNDEATYTVTAQGEKGRHQCSSTGESCTLGGLPCGSVFSVTAVAETPAGRSLPSYSVPLETAPCCSASLMVTQVTQSVINVSWTVGTGALTYVTVLQSHTGQSKCHTHRNHCLLGCITCGINYSVAVKAVSATGLTADCAYQSYSSSACCPLGVKLYRLGPNGIRIHWQASRGSANYSTDLYGSKGIFTCAPSAGLSFCDVTEIPCGDVYTVMVSPVAETGLKLTFCPKKIYSVTCSGSTLGMVIYRGKRNVE from the exons ATGGCTGGTGCACCGGTGAAATTTTTATCTGTGGTTGGATTCAGTCTTATCTGTCTTAAAATG GTCGCTTCAACAAAAACAG CTCCCAAAATACCCACTATTGATCAGGCTTATTCAAAAATCAGCAACAGTATCACTGTGGAATGGGCTACAGTGCCAGGGGCCACCAGTTACCTCCTCACGGCCGAAGACGGGAACACTGTCATTGAGACCACGGTGGCCAGTTCCCCAGGCACTGTGACTGGCCTGAAAGCTGCAACCTTGTACCAGATCACCGTCAGATCCATCAGTCCTGCGGGGAGAAGCCAGGCATCACCTCCAAAACAGGCAAAGACAG TACTGGCGGCACCTATTCTACAAGTAAGCTCTCCAAGTTCAGACTCTATTCTTGTGCAGTGGGAAGCTGTATATATGGCCATTGGATTCTCTGTGTCCATTATGCAAGCTAATGGTTTGGGTAGAATATGGAAAGAAAATACCACCAACACCTCCTTGACATTCACCAGTTTAGACTCCGGGACTCTCTACACCATAAAGGCCTATGCATGGAATGCCAATGGAACCCCTGGGGATGACTCCACCTGCAATCAGAGAACAA GTCCAGGTACTCCTGAAAACATTCAAGTCTCTTTTGATAGTGGTGCTCTGAAGGCGTCTGTTTCGTGGGCACCGACAGAAGGAGCCTTCAACTATACCGTGATGGCTTTGAGTGACTCTTCCAGGCTGGGCTGCAGTACAACTTTCAGTTCCTGCACCATCTACTCTCTCCAGTGTGGAACCAAGTACCTGATTTCAGTTTCAGCAAGTAATGATGCCGGATCTAGCAGGTCGACTTCAGCAGTGACTTTGAAAACTG TTGCTTGTGCACCTGGAAGAGTGGCGATCCAAGAAGATCCTCCTGGACACCTGTCTGTAGCTTGGTCTAATGTGGATCTGGGTGATTACTACGTGGCCTTCGTGAAGAGTGATGATGGCTTGGAAGTACATTGCAACACTTCCCTCACCCAGTGCAATTTCTTATCTGAGTGTGGCTTCACTTACTTTATTAGTGTTTTTGCCTATAACAAGGCAGGGCAGAGTCCTTTGGGTGATGTGTTTAATTATACCACAG CTCCCTGTTGTCCTAGTGACATTAACCCTGTGCTGGTGTCCAGTGACAGAGTAGAGATTGTCTGGTCTCCCGTCCGAGGTGCTGAACTTTATGAAACAAAGGCTGTGGATGGGTTCAATGTGGTTGAGTGTAACGACACGGCTCCGGCTTGCACGCTTTCTGCTCTGGAGTGTGACACCAAGTACAACATCACGGTGTATTCCTTCAGCGAAGTCCGGGGCAGCAATACGTCATGTACTTCCCAATTCATAACCACAG CTCCTTGCAGTCCTGAAATCAAAAACATTTCAAAGGATGACTTTTCCATGATTAACGTGCGCTGGCGATCCACTAATGATGAAGCTACTTACACGGTGACTGCCCAGGGGGAGAAAGGGCGGCACCAGTGCAGCAGCACCGGAGAGTCCTGCACCCTGGGGGGCTTGCCCTGCGGCTCAGTGTTCTCTGTCACTGCTGTGGCCGAAACACCCGCAGGACGGAGCCTGCCCAGCTACAGTGTGCCTCTAGAGACAG CACCGTGCTGCTCAGCCAGTCTGATGGTAACTCAGGTCACTCAGTCAGTAATCAACGTGAGCTGGACGGTTGGGACTGGGGCCCTAACCTATGTGACGGTTCTGCAGTCACACACGGGACAGTCAAAGTGTCACACCCATCGAAACCACTGCCTCCTGGGATGCATCACATGCGGCATCAATTACTCAGTGGCAGTAAAAGCAGTTAGTGCCACTGGGTTGACTGCGGACTGCGCCTACCAAAGTTACTCCTCTA gTGCCTGCTGCCCTTTAGGGGTGAAATTATATAGGCTGGGCCCTAATGGCATCCGGATCCACTGGCAGGCCTCCAGGGGCTCTGCCAATTACAGCACCGACCTCTATGGTTCCAAAGGCATTTTCACATGTGCCCCAAGCGCTGGCCTCAGTTTCTGTGATGTTACCGAGATACCCTGCGGGGATGTGTATACCGTGATGGTCTCACCAGTTGCTGAGACAGGACTGAAGCTTACTTTCTGtccaaaaaaaatatattcag tAACCTGCTCTGGAAGTACACTTGGAATGG tgATTTACAGAGGGAAGAGAAATGTGGAATGA